A stretch of the Corythoichthys intestinalis isolate RoL2023-P3 chromosome 22, ASM3026506v1, whole genome shotgun sequence genome encodes the following:
- the LOC130911033 gene encoding tyrosine-protein kinase STYK1-like has protein sequence MSTNATNSKCQPTDDLCEVVTYRLDVIVVPTVLLGISAIMLIIMFVLAYCHRQNVALPRYRRSLRQRARHLQGVDAPPGIDPLEHEEVPMAVHRRADGANGPLGSLRQVVALPRTLSVASDDSFGLYRARMDDKDVVLRVLKDSASTEERRHFLSFASFVSGLGPHPFLPVLMGVVSHPPPVRMVMEEMQHRDLLGFLWKCRYSINNQNVSAYNMTEKRLFTMAAQVASALEYLHSRRCVHGNVGARSVLVGGDLTAKLWGLGAAHRRRSRAPASPGSELKKWQPPEVLARRDFSPSGDVWSFGLLLYEMSTLGEPPFAEVHSTNLLQHLQRRNSLRRPAGCSSALFAIISSCCQWSPRQRVTVATLLEKLQAGARKADGRTPIRAAAPIDVERYMRQAGYGDAYNYALL, from the exons ATGTCGACCAACGCAACAAACAGCAAATGTCAACCCACTGACGACTTGTGTG AGGTGGTGACATATCGGCTGGACGTGATCGTGGTGCCGACGGTACTCCTCGGAATCAGCGCGATCATGCTAATCATCATGTTCGTCTTGGCTTACTGCCACCGCCAAAACGTGGCCTTGCCGCGTTACCGCAGGTCCCTTCGCCAGCGAGCGCGCCACCTGCAGGGCGTCGACG CGCCCCCTGGAATTGATCCATTGGAACACGAGGAGGTGCCAATGGCCGTCCACCGGCGGGCGGACGGTGCGAACGGGCCTCTGGGCTCTTTACGGCAGGTGGTGGCGCTCCCGCGCACGCTGTCCGTCGCTAGCGACGACAGTTTCGGACTCTACCGTGCGCGAATGGACGACAAGGACGTCGTGCTAAGGGTGCTCAAAG ACTCAGCCAGCACGGAGGAACGACGTCACTTCCTGAGTTTTGCCTCCTTCGTGTCGGGCTTGGGGCCGCACCCATTTCTGCCGGTGCTGATGGGCGTGGTCTCCCATCCACCACCCGTTAGGATGGTGATGGAAGAGATGCAGCACAGAGATCTGCTGGGCTTCTTGTGGAAATGCAGATATAGCATCAATAACCAA AACGTGTCGGCATACAATATGACAGAAAAGCGACTCTTCACCATGGCAGCACAAGTAGCTTCTGCCCTG GAGTACCTGCACAGCCGGCGTTGCGTTCACGGCAACGTAGGCGCTCGCAGCGTCCTGGTGGGTGGGGACCTGACGGCCAAACTGTGGGGACTAGGTGCCGCCCACCGCCGCCGAAGCCGGGCGCCCGCGTCGCCGGGGTCTGAGCTGAAGAAGTGGCAGCCGCCTGAAGTGTTGGCCCGCCGAGACTTCAGCCCCAGCGGAGACGT GTGGTCCTTTGGGCTTCTGCTTTATGAAATGAGCACATTGG GTGAGCCCCCGTTTGCCGAGGTGCACTCTACTAACCTCCTACAGCACCTCCAGAGAAGAAATTCTCTCCGCCGTCCGGCGGGGTGCTCTAGCGCACT TTTCGCCATCATATCGTCATGCTGCCAGTGGAGCCCTCGACAGCGCGTCACCGTGGCGACGCTGCTGGAAAAGCTCCAAGCGGGCGCCAGGAAGGCTGACGGGCGGACGCCCATTCGAGCCGCCGCCCCCATTGACGTGGAACGCTACATGCGGCAGGCGGGCTACGGGGACGCCTACAACTACGCACTGCTCTGA